From Alteribacter lacisalsi, a single genomic window includes:
- a CDS encoding DUF4003 family protein, with product MTIQDKIRLLKENDTAVKKAAAWSGLDTPGRLLIASMYANRHKAVDQQHLRTLADWIKKEVGAWSFLRTSFRYPVAANLDLFTDDPKQAFAGFLEMYDALVAAGFHRSNSTYLAAMMIVTQEKEKVHSSKDFAARAMALYKSIRSRHPFLTGEHDYPLIVLLALVREEEPDELTEELSKTYKALSDWRFSKGNDLQGLTHVLSLDNSFTHEERLEKMRTLSDAWNSNVNKMKPAYYSELGLLALRGASPDDMGTVQQTGDNIQTLPGFRWQKDLAWQIAVQFTAASDLADSPLEGHMLSTIAMLQQADTAIMLTTIGAVGVTTSSN from the coding sequence GTGACGATTCAGGATAAAATCAGACTGTTAAAGGAAAATGATACGGCTGTAAAGAAAGCAGCAGCATGGAGCGGCCTGGACACACCGGGACGGCTCCTGATTGCGTCCATGTACGCCAATCGCCATAAAGCGGTGGATCAGCAGCACCTGCGTACGCTGGCGGACTGGATTAAAAAGGAGGTTGGGGCATGGTCCTTTCTCCGTACAAGCTTCCGCTACCCGGTTGCTGCAAACCTTGATTTGTTTACGGACGATCCAAAACAGGCTTTTGCAGGCTTTCTTGAAATGTATGACGCCCTCGTCGCAGCAGGCTTTCACCGGTCCAACTCCACCTATCTGGCAGCGATGATGATTGTCACGCAGGAAAAGGAAAAGGTCCACAGCAGTAAAGATTTCGCAGCACGGGCGATGGCGCTTTATAAGTCCATCCGTTCCCGTCATCCGTTTTTAACAGGCGAACATGACTATCCGCTGATCGTCCTTCTCGCCCTTGTCCGCGAAGAAGAACCTGACGAATTGACCGAAGAGCTGTCGAAAACCTACAAAGCACTCTCCGACTGGCGATTCAGTAAAGGAAACGACCTCCAGGGACTTACGCACGTGCTGTCACTGGACAACTCCTTCACCCATGAAGAGCGACTGGAAAAAATGCGGACACTCTCCGACGCCTGGAACAGCAATGTGAACAAGATGAAACCGGCCTATTACAGTGAACTCGGACTTCTTGCTTTGCGCGGTGCCTCACCGGACGACATGGGCACGGTCCAGCAGACCGGTGATAACATCCAGACACTGCCCGGTTTCCGCTGGCAAAAGGACCTTGCCTGGCAGATCGCCGTCCAGTTCACCGCGGCCTCCGACCTTGCCGACTCACCGCTTGAAGGCCACATGCTCTCCACGATCGCCATGCTTCAGCAGGCCGATACAGCCATCATGCTAACCACGATTGGCGCAGTCGGCGTGACCACATCAAGTAACTGA
- the mreBH gene encoding rod-share determining protein MreBH, whose protein sequence is MFSNTQIGIDLGTANILVYTKNKGIVLNEPSVVAIDLNTKQVLAIGNDAKNMVGKTPENIVAIRPMKDGVIADYQVTTDMLKEIMRKVSKKLGFSIRKPSVVVCTPSGSTSVERRAIHDAVKNCGAKYVDLIEEPVAAAIGADLPVEEPIANVVVDIGGGTTEVAIISFGGVVSCNSIRVGGDQMDEDIVHYVRKTYNLLIGERTAENIKMTIAYALTEHEELTMDVRGRDLVTGLPKTITLRSTEIQGAIRESLLSILEAIRATLEDCPPELSGDIVDRGVILTGGGALLNGIQDWLSEEIVVPVHVAPNPLEAVAIGTGRSLNVIHKLQKAAR, encoded by the coding sequence ATGTTTTCAAACACACAAATTGGAATCGATCTAGGTACTGCCAATATTCTAGTATATACAAAGAACAAGGGGATTGTACTTAATGAACCTTCTGTGGTTGCCATTGATCTGAATACGAAACAGGTACTTGCCATCGGTAATGATGCAAAGAACATGGTCGGAAAAACACCTGAAAATATCGTGGCGATCCGCCCGATGAAAGACGGGGTTATTGCGGACTACCAGGTAACAACAGATATGCTGAAGGAAATTATGCGCAAAGTGAGTAAAAAGCTTGGTTTTTCCATACGAAAGCCGAGTGTTGTCGTATGTACACCGTCCGGCTCCACTTCTGTTGAACGACGTGCCATTCATGACGCTGTGAAAAACTGCGGTGCCAAGTATGTGGATCTGATTGAGGAACCGGTGGCTGCCGCAATCGGCGCCGACCTTCCTGTTGAAGAACCGATCGCCAATGTGGTCGTTGATATCGGCGGCGGAACAACTGAAGTCGCGATCATCTCCTTCGGCGGTGTGGTGTCCTGCAACTCCATCCGTGTCGGGGGCGACCAGATGGATGAAGATATCGTGCATTACGTACGAAAAACGTACAACCTTCTAATCGGTGAACGTACGGCTGAGAATATTAAAATGACAATTGCCTACGCGCTTACGGAGCACGAGGAACTTACGATGGATGTCCGCGGACGTGATCTTGTAACCGGCCTGCCAAAAACGATTACGCTACGCTCCACAGAAATTCAGGGCGCGATCAGAGAGTCCCTCCTCAGCATCCTTGAAGCGATTCGTGCAACACTTGAGGACTGCCCTCCTGAACTCAGCGGTGACATCGTTGACCGCGGTGTGATTCTTACAGGTGGCGGCGCTCTATTGAACGGTATTCAGGACTGGCTCAGCGAGGAGATCGTTGTACCGGTGCATGTGGCACCGAACCCGCTTGAGGCTGTGGCGATCGGCACAGGCCGTTCCCTTAACGTCATTCACAAACTGCAGAAAGCAGCGAGATAA
- a CDS encoding MOSC domain-containing protein has product MLKGTVHSLNRGTTQVIAGSGEKAVESAIVKKPVEDTVYLSRETLEGDEVADTVHHGGPDKAVCVYAKEHFPYWKEKTGKNFEPGSFGENITVTGLLEDNVCIGDTFEWGEAVVQVSQPRHPCYKLAKRHDIKQLPLFVQESGYSGFYLRVLKEGQVSKSDPLVFKERVTDTSITAVNRLNFQEADNKKGLQALAKLPHLAESWRENVERKLEKLN; this is encoded by the coding sequence TTGTTAAAAGGAACGGTACACTCACTGAACAGAGGAACAACACAGGTAATTGCCGGAAGCGGGGAAAAAGCTGTCGAATCCGCAATTGTGAAAAAACCGGTTGAGGACACGGTCTATCTTTCCCGTGAAACGCTTGAGGGGGATGAAGTAGCGGATACGGTTCATCACGGCGGTCCGGATAAAGCAGTCTGTGTCTACGCTAAGGAGCATTTTCCTTACTGGAAGGAAAAAACCGGGAAAAATTTTGAACCCGGCTCATTCGGGGAAAACATTACCGTTACTGGTCTGCTTGAGGACAACGTCTGTATCGGGGACACTTTTGAATGGGGAGAGGCGGTCGTTCAGGTTAGCCAGCCTCGTCATCCGTGCTACAAGCTGGCCAAACGCCACGACATTAAGCAACTCCCTCTTTTTGTCCAGGAAAGCGGGTACTCAGGGTTTTATCTGCGCGTGCTGAAAGAAGGGCAAGTGTCCAAGAGCGATCCGCTCGTTTTTAAAGAACGAGTTACCGATACGTCAATCACTGCAGTTAACAGGCTAAACTTTCAGGAAGCGGACAACAAAAAGGGACTTCAGGCGCTGGCAAAGCTCCCCCATCTGGCTGAAAGCTGGCGCGAAAATGTAGAACGAAAGCTCGAAAAACTGAATTGA
- a CDS encoding nucleoside triphosphate pyrophosphohydrolase has product MIYNKLVRDRIPEIIEKSGKEAVIEKLTREEYIKAAREKLFEEIDEYIDADKDEDAVEELADLLELIYALGAVHGASAEILEKLRKKKAETRGGFQERLYLKEVKE; this is encoded by the coding sequence ATGATTTATAACAAACTTGTCCGGGACAGGATACCGGAAATCATTGAAAAAAGCGGGAAAGAAGCGGTGATTGAAAAACTGACCCGTGAAGAATACATAAAAGCAGCCAGAGAGAAACTTTTCGAAGAAATAGATGAATATATCGATGCGGATAAAGATGAAGACGCCGTAGAAGAACTGGCAGACCTGCTCGAACTTATTTATGCCCTTGGAGCTGTACACGGTGCATCTGCAGAAATCCTTGAGAAGCTAAGAAAAAAGAAGGCTGAAACGCGCGGCGGATTTCAGGAAAGGCTTTACCTGAAAGAAGTCAAAGAATGA
- a CDS encoding YhdT family protein: MEYKAIDLHKDPRFKIANREALIGVVLVIINFTWWYGFAYGLGSAPPEEYTFIMGLPAWFFYSCVAGFVLMVVLVVLAVKFLFTDVPFDDEEEERR, encoded by the coding sequence GTGGAATATAAGGCGATTGATTTACATAAAGATCCCCGGTTTAAAATTGCGAACAGAGAAGCGTTAATCGGTGTGGTGCTCGTCATCATCAACTTTACATGGTGGTATGGCTTTGCCTACGGCCTCGGCTCTGCTCCCCCTGAGGAGTACACGTTTATCATGGGTCTTCCTGCATGGTTTTTTTACAGCTGTGTCGCCGGATTTGTTCTGATGGTCGTACTAGTCGTACTGGCTGTGAAATTTCTGTTTACGGACGTTCCCTTTGATGATGAAGAGGAGGAGCGCCGATGA
- a CDS encoding DUF3221 domain-containing protein, translating into MKTFLGVLCLFFLAACGTGGVSDSDPIEGRVVDRGGNSILIVSDISEEEAAQIDGENIAAGGAGAAYWFSGIEDPSQYAKGTLVRVWAGEIAESYPAQGEAERIEVVEE; encoded by the coding sequence ATGAAAACGTTTCTGGGAGTTTTGTGTTTATTTTTCCTTGCTGCATGCGGGACAGGAGGCGTCTCCGACAGCGATCCAATCGAAGGACGGGTGGTGGACCGCGGCGGGAACAGCATTCTCATCGTGAGTGACATCAGTGAAGAAGAGGCTGCACAGATTGACGGTGAAAACATCGCAGCAGGAGGCGCTGGTGCCGCTTACTGGTTCAGCGGGATTGAGGATCCCTCACAGTATGCCAAAGGAACGCTGGTGCGGGTCTGGGCTGGGGAAATTGCCGAAAGCTACCCGGCTCAAGGCGAAGCTGAGCGGATCGAGGTGGTAGAGGAGTAA
- the nhaC gene encoding Na+/H+ antiporter NhaC produces MDRQIEHTEQKPRVTGLEAAGVMLAILALIGVSLLYLDAQPHVPVFLAIVLLAVYNLIKKQPWQWVEEGIVKGVRAGIIPIIIFMLIGILIAAWMQSGTIPTLIAFSFQAISTEYFLPSVFVVTAIVGMAVGSSFTTASTIGIAFMALSSILGVDLAMTAGAVVSGALLGDKMSPLSDTTNLASSVTKTDLFEHIRHMMWTAVPAFVISLILFFIIGRAQTTAETTEMNEWIATLSEASHVHWIALIPAVVMAVLAIRKTPAIPTMLAGIGAGFVMAVIQDGQLALSHWMVLIQEGFTASTGNGDIDELLTRGGIQNMMWAVSILVLALSMGGILSRLNIIETILHGVHSWVNTRGKAVLSTTLSSIGINIGMGEQYMSVVLTGEAYKKQFRELGLKGRHLSKTLEAGGTVVNPLIPYGVSGVFMASVLGVPVLSFFPFAFFCLLCPVITIIYGFTGISMNGGDDGPSGSESEEEESDSEEKIQQYA; encoded by the coding sequence ATGGACAGACAGATTGAACATACGGAACAGAAACCGCGCGTCACGGGGCTGGAAGCAGCCGGCGTGATGCTTGCCATTTTAGCATTGATCGGGGTGTCCCTCCTCTATTTAGACGCACAGCCCCACGTACCGGTATTTCTGGCCATTGTGCTCCTTGCGGTATACAATTTGATCAAAAAGCAGCCGTGGCAGTGGGTGGAAGAGGGCATCGTCAAAGGTGTGCGTGCTGGCATTATCCCGATCATCATTTTTATGCTTATCGGAATTCTGATCGCCGCCTGGATGCAGTCAGGTACGATTCCAACCCTGATTGCCTTCAGCTTTCAGGCCATTTCAACCGAATATTTTCTGCCGAGCGTGTTCGTGGTCACCGCGATCGTCGGAATGGCTGTAGGCAGCTCGTTTACAACAGCCTCCACCATCGGTATCGCGTTTATGGCGCTCAGCAGCATCCTCGGTGTGGATCTCGCCATGACAGCTGGAGCCGTGGTCTCAGGTGCGCTTCTTGGTGACAAGATGAGTCCACTTTCCGATACTACAAATTTAGCGTCATCGGTGACGAAAACGGATCTGTTTGAACATATTCGGCATATGATGTGGACAGCAGTTCCGGCATTTGTGATCAGTCTTATTCTGTTTTTTATCATCGGACGGGCTCAGACAACGGCGGAAACAACCGAGATGAACGAATGGATCGCCACGTTGTCGGAAGCGTCCCATGTACACTGGATCGCCCTGATACCAGCAGTGGTTATGGCTGTGCTGGCGATCCGTAAAACTCCGGCAATCCCGACGATGCTGGCAGGAATCGGCGCCGGCTTCGTTATGGCTGTCATTCAGGACGGGCAGCTTGCTCTCAGCCATTGGATGGTTCTGATTCAGGAAGGATTTACGGCTTCCACAGGAAATGGTGACATTGATGAGCTTCTCACCCGCGGAGGGATTCAGAACATGATGTGGGCCGTATCGATTCTTGTTCTAGCTCTTTCCATGGGCGGTATTCTATCCAGGCTCAACATCATTGAAACCATTCTCCATGGTGTCCACAGTTGGGTGAATACCCGCGGCAAGGCGGTATTATCCACAACGCTTTCATCGATCGGGATTAACATTGGTATGGGGGAGCAGTACATGAGTGTCGTGCTGACGGGGGAAGCGTACAAGAAGCAGTTCCGTGAACTCGGTCTTAAGGGACGGCATCTGTCGAAAACGCTGGAAGCGGGCGGTACCGTAGTGAATCCGCTTATTCCATACGGGGTCAGCGGTGTGTTTATGGCCAGTGTCCTTGGCGTACCGGTGCTCAGCTTCTTTCCGTTTGCGTTTTTCTGCCTGCTCTGTCCGGTGATCACCATTATTTACGGATTTACAGGCATCAGCATGAATGGCGGGGATGATGGACCGTCAGGGAGCGAGTCTGAAGAGGAGGAATCCGATTCAGAGGAAAAAATACAGCAGTATGCGTAA
- a CDS encoding acyl-CoA dehydrogenase family protein has translation MRDLFLLTDEQNKRNEKLESLVPLFKERAAEYDRNASFPFDNFADLKKAGFFTLTVPESFGGQGGSLYDYLLVQEKIAEGDAATALSLGWHNGLVMQLRDTGKWEPEMFEAICREIVKDGVLINSAATEPATGSPARGGKPETRAKRLRDGGYEISGKKTFTSLAPILDYFIVTATVEETGETGEFKIPRESRGLSIEETWNTLGMRATRSDDLILDRVKINAEDYVAKRQPGHGRGPQGWLLHIPACYIGVAKAARNDAVAYAETYQPNSLNHPIKEVPEVRRKTAEMDLKLMQARHFMYHVAKLWDDFPERRGELGAELAAVKTTATNAAVEVVDLAMRIVGGQSLMKSMPFERYYRDVRAGLHNPPSDDITTNVLAGRAYPEKKD, from the coding sequence ATGCGGGATTTGTTTCTGCTCACAGATGAACAAAACAAGCGTAACGAGAAGCTGGAATCGCTTGTTCCTTTATTTAAAGAACGTGCTGCGGAGTATGACCGGAACGCTTCATTTCCATTTGATAATTTCGCCGACTTAAAAAAAGCAGGCTTTTTTACACTGACGGTGCCCGAAAGCTTTGGTGGGCAGGGAGGTTCCCTTTACGACTATCTTCTCGTCCAGGAAAAAATCGCAGAAGGGGACGCCGCAACGGCCCTCAGTCTCGGCTGGCATAACGGCCTTGTGATGCAGTTGAGAGACACGGGAAAATGGGAGCCGGAGATGTTTGAAGCCATCTGCAGGGAGATTGTAAAAGACGGAGTCCTGATTAACAGCGCGGCAACGGAACCGGCTACTGGCAGCCCGGCCAGAGGAGGGAAACCGGAAACCAGAGCGAAACGTCTGCGTGACGGCGGCTATGAAATCAGCGGTAAAAAAACCTTCACGTCACTCGCGCCGATCCTCGATTATTTTATTGTTACGGCTACGGTGGAGGAGACCGGCGAGACAGGGGAATTTAAGATTCCGCGGGAAAGCAGAGGTCTGAGCATTGAAGAAACCTGGAATACGCTCGGCATGCGTGCGACCCGCAGTGACGATCTGATCCTTGACCGTGTGAAAATCAATGCCGAAGACTATGTGGCCAAGCGTCAGCCAGGGCACGGCAGAGGACCGCAGGGCTGGCTTCTTCATATCCCTGCCTGTTACATCGGAGTGGCCAAAGCAGCCAGAAATGATGCCGTAGCGTATGCAGAAACGTACCAGCCGAATAGTCTCAATCATCCGATCAAAGAGGTGCCTGAAGTCCGGAGGAAAACAGCCGAGATGGATCTGAAGCTGATGCAGGCCCGTCATTTCATGTACCACGTGGCAAAGCTTTGGGACGATTTTCCGGAACGGCGCGGGGAACTCGGTGCTGAACTGGCAGCAGTCAAAACAACCGCTACAAATGCAGCGGTTGAGGTGGTGGATCTGGCTATGCGGATCGTCGGCGGGCAGAGCCTCATGAAAAGCATGCCGTTTGAACGCTATTACCGTGATGTGCGGGCAGGGCTTCACAACCCGCCGTCAGATGACATTACCACCAATGTGCTTGCCGGCCGGGCCTACCCGGAGAAAAAGGATTAA
- a CDS encoding NupC/NupG family nucleoside CNT transporter, translating to MDILWGLFGIVVVLGIAFLLSNNRKAIKPRTILAGLAIQITFAFIVLQWDLGRAALQQFTLAVSSIIDFAMEGVDFVFGGIFEGDNIGFIFAFEVLPVIIFFSSLISVLYYIGIMQWVVKIVGGFLEKVLATSKTESMSAAANIFLGQTEAPLVVKPYIARMTNSELFAIMTGGLASVAGSVLIGYSLLGVPLEFLLAASFMAAPAGLIMAKMMVPETADMSERSDENLELGKDTDSANVIDAAARGASVGLQLALNIGAMLIAFIALIALVNGFISLIGTPFGAENLTIEQILGFVFAPLAVAIGVPIQEAVAAGGFIGQKLVLNEFVAYLSFAETMDELTPKTVAIVTFALCGFANLSSLGILLGGLGKLAPERRKDIARLGVRAVTAGMLASLLSAAIAGIMLSF from the coding sequence GTGGATATTTTATGGGGTCTTTTTGGGATTGTTGTCGTATTGGGTATTGCCTTCCTTCTCTCCAACAACCGAAAAGCAATTAAACCGAGAACCATTCTGGCCGGGCTTGCGATCCAGATTACGTTTGCCTTCATCGTGCTGCAGTGGGATCTTGGACGGGCTGCTCTTCAGCAGTTTACACTGGCCGTTTCCAGCATTATTGATTTTGCCATGGAAGGGGTCGACTTCGTCTTTGGGGGAATTTTTGAAGGAGACAATATCGGCTTTATTTTCGCTTTTGAAGTGCTGCCGGTTATTATTTTCTTCTCGTCCCTGATTTCTGTGCTTTACTACATCGGAATCATGCAGTGGGTCGTTAAAATTGTCGGGGGCTTCCTTGAGAAGGTCCTTGCAACGAGTAAAACGGAGTCCATGTCAGCCGCGGCGAACATCTTCCTCGGTCAGACAGAGGCACCGCTTGTGGTTAAACCCTACATTGCCCGCATGACAAATTCGGAGCTTTTTGCGATTATGACAGGTGGACTGGCGTCGGTTGCCGGTTCTGTACTAATTGGGTACTCCCTTCTCGGTGTCCCGCTTGAGTTCCTTCTCGCAGCCAGCTTCATGGCCGCACCTGCCGGTCTGATCATGGCGAAAATGATGGTACCGGAAACAGCCGATATGTCAGAGCGTTCTGATGAAAACCTTGAGCTTGGAAAAGACACGGACTCTGCCAACGTCATTGATGCTGCAGCCCGTGGCGCAAGTGTTGGTCTTCAGCTTGCCCTGAACATTGGTGCGATGCTCATCGCGTTTATCGCTTTGATCGCCCTTGTTAACGGATTTATTTCCCTAATTGGAACACCGTTTGGTGCAGAGAACCTCACCATCGAGCAGATTCTCGGCTTCGTATTCGCGCCTCTAGCTGTTGCGATTGGTGTACCCATTCAGGAAGCCGTTGCAGCCGGTGGATTCATTGGTCAAAAGCTTGTGCTGAACGAATTCGTAGCGTACCTGTCCTTCGCTGAAACGATGGACGAGCTTACGCCGAAAACGGTTGCCATTGTGACATTTGCTCTTTGTGGATTCGCCAACCTTTCCTCCCTCGGGATCCTTCTTGGCGGGCTTGGAAAGCTTGCACCTGAACGCCGTAAAGACATTGCACGTCTCGGTGTCCGTGCCGTAACGGCCGGTATGCTCGCGTCTCTTCTCAGTGCCGCAATTGCCGGAATTATGCTGTCGTTCTAA
- the panF gene encoding sodium/pantothenate symporter — protein MNTAVIISLTGFLILIFMIGIWSSRNVNRKGSGFLQEYFLGSRELGGFILAMTMIATYGSASSFIGGPGVAYTEGLGWVLLAMAQVATGYFVLMVLGKKFAIMARKYNALTLVDFLKHRYNSKAVVLFSAFSIIIFLFSAMAAQWVGGARLIESLTGLTYTSALFIFAVAVLIYVILGGFRAVVLTDTVQGVVMVGGTLVILIGTIIAGGGITNIMNDLMAENPNLVTPFGAEGNLTPAYVSSFWILVGVGVVALPQVTVRAMSYRNSQAMHRALIVGTVVVGFIMLGMHLIGVFARPIIPGVETGDHVMPMIAMEVLPAWVAGIVLAAPLAAIMSTVDSLLLLVSSAVVKDVYLNYIKPDASVRRVKQISFGVTAVLGVLVFALALSPPDLLIWLNLFAFGGLEAAFIWPVIFGLYWNKANKYGAFLSMIAGVFSYVLIHQFWPDPFGMHSVVLPVVLSFVCFVAGSLFTQGKSEKPLHM, from the coding sequence ATGAATACAGCCGTCATTATTTCACTTACAGGCTTTTTGATTCTTATTTTTATGATCGGGATCTGGTCGTCGCGCAACGTAAACAGAAAAGGGAGCGGCTTTCTGCAGGAGTATTTTCTCGGAAGCCGGGAGCTCGGCGGCTTTATCCTCGCCATGACAATGATCGCCACGTACGGCAGTGCCTCCAGTTTTATTGGCGGCCCCGGCGTTGCCTACACAGAAGGGCTCGGATGGGTACTGCTCGCCATGGCCCAGGTGGCTACCGGCTACTTTGTGCTGATGGTGCTCGGGAAAAAATTCGCGATAATGGCCCGCAAATACAATGCACTGACACTTGTCGATTTTTTAAAGCACCGATACAACAGCAAAGCTGTGGTGCTGTTTTCGGCTTTCAGTATTATCATCTTTCTGTTTAGCGCCATGGCGGCCCAGTGGGTGGGCGGGGCAAGGCTGATTGAGTCTTTAACCGGCCTTACCTATACGTCAGCCCTGTTTATTTTCGCAGTTGCAGTGCTGATTTACGTGATTCTCGGCGGTTTTCGGGCCGTTGTACTGACAGATACGGTACAGGGCGTCGTTATGGTCGGAGGAACGCTCGTCATATTGATCGGAACGATCATTGCCGGCGGCGGAATTACAAACATTATGAACGACCTGATGGCCGAGAACCCTAATCTGGTGACTCCCTTTGGCGCGGAAGGAAATCTGACGCCTGCTTATGTATCCTCATTCTGGATCCTCGTTGGTGTCGGCGTAGTGGCACTGCCTCAGGTAACCGTGAGAGCCATGTCCTACCGGAACAGCCAGGCGATGCACCGGGCTCTTATTGTGGGAACGGTAGTCGTGGGCTTCATTATGCTTGGCATGCACCTGATCGGTGTGTTTGCCCGCCCGATCATTCCAGGAGTTGAAACGGGGGACCACGTGATGCCGATGATTGCCATGGAGGTCCTTCCGGCATGGGTGGCGGGGATTGTGCTTGCAGCCCCGCTTGCCGCGATCATGTCAACGGTCGATTCCCTGCTTCTTCTTGTAAGTTCGGCTGTTGTGAAGGATGTGTATCTTAACTACATCAAACCAGACGCTTCCGTCAGGCGGGTGAAGCAGATCAGTTTCGGTGTGACGGCGGTTCTCGGTGTTCTTGTGTTTGCCCTGGCCCTTAGTCCGCCCGATCTTTTAATCTGGCTCAATTTGTTTGCCTTCGGAGGCCTGGAAGCGGCATTTATATGGCCGGTGATTTTTGGCCTGTATTGGAACAAAGCAAACAAATATGGCGCGTTTCTTTCCATGATCGCCGGTGTGTTTTCCTACGTTCTGATCCACCAGTTCTGGCCGGACCCGTTCGGCATGCACTCCGTAGTTCTGCCTGTGGTTCTTTCGTTCGTCTGCTTTGTCGCCGGCAGCCTCTTTACCCAGGGGAAATCAGAGAAACCCCTTCATATGTAA